A genomic window from Cytobacillus suaedae includes:
- a CDS encoding FMN-dependent NADH-azoreductase: protein MTKVLYITAHPHDDTMSYSMAVGKSFIDAYREANPDHEVINLDLYSIDVPAIDVDVFSGWGKLRSGQAFEALSAEEKTKVGRLSELCEQFIAADKYVFVTPLWNFSFPPVMKAYIDSVAVAGKTFKYTEKGPVGLLTDKKALHIQARGGIYSEGPAAAMEMGHRYLDIMMQFFGVPSFEGLFVEGHAAMPDKADEIKENAIARAKDMGQTF, encoded by the coding sequence ATGACTAAAGTGCTATACATAACAGCCCACCCTCATGATGACACAATGTCCTACAGTATGGCGGTAGGTAAGTCATTTATCGACGCATACCGAGAGGCAAATCCGGATCATGAAGTGATTAACCTTGATTTATATTCAATCGATGTACCGGCAATTGATGTGGACGTTTTTAGCGGCTGGGGTAAGCTCCGTTCCGGTCAGGCTTTCGAAGCTCTATCTGCTGAAGAAAAAACAAAAGTGGGCCGACTATCTGAACTTTGTGAGCAGTTTATTGCAGCAGACAAGTATGTTTTTGTAACACCTCTATGGAACTTCTCATTCCCACCAGTGATGAAGGCTTATATTGACTCAGTCGCAGTAGCAGGGAAAACCTTTAAATATACGGAAAAAGGACCAGTGGGACTATTAACCGATAAAAAAGCTCTCCATATTCAAGCACGAGGTGGAATCTACTCAGAAGGACCAGCCGCAGCAATGGAAATGGGCCACCGTTACCTAGATATCATGATGCAATTCTTCGGAGTCCCATCATTTGAAGGCTTATTTGTCGAAGGACACGCTGCAATGCCAGACAAAGCAGACGAAATTAAGGAAAATGCCATTGCAAGAGCGAAAGATATGGGGCAAACATTCTAA
- a CDS encoding RMD1 family protein, translating to MEPITFKAFAITNEIDLNKIAIHCGIPKKFTWEEPLILRGDILQSILIKEVKDTQQIMVFSFGSIVFINYSEPAEIKNFLTFIQSFEPEIDLTQFEKYSDDYSLHVEETERIEYDDEYVVVPTYEEFYPELISTVIAKSVALEKTEEQLGKIHDKLETMIDRLEKGKLRIGNKELARTTAKIVRHEYNTLAYIMILDKPDITWTSSNAGEFYDCMVDFFELNDRYKILKSKTEILYNIMDGFSSISHSIRGLFVEWMIVILILFDIALTILGIIGLLPY from the coding sequence ATGGAGCCGATTACGTTTAAAGCATTTGCAATCACAAATGAAATTGATTTGAATAAAATTGCGATTCATTGCGGGATTCCGAAGAAGTTCACGTGGGAAGAACCTTTAATTTTAAGAGGAGATATTCTGCAGTCAATCCTTATAAAAGAAGTGAAAGATACTCAACAAATCATGGTCTTTTCGTTTGGGAGCATTGTGTTTATCAATTACTCGGAACCCGCCGAGATTAAGAATTTTTTAACCTTTATCCAGTCCTTTGAGCCTGAAATTGATTTAACTCAATTTGAAAAGTACTCAGATGATTACTCTTTGCATGTCGAGGAGACCGAACGAATTGAGTACGATGATGAATATGTTGTAGTGCCAACATATGAGGAATTCTACCCTGAATTGATCTCGACTGTCATAGCAAAATCAGTTGCTCTCGAGAAAACAGAAGAGCAGCTTGGAAAAATACATGACAAGCTTGAAACGATGATTGATCGTTTAGAAAAAGGAAAGCTACGAATTGGAAATAAGGAACTAGCACGGACGACTGCCAAGATTGTTAGACACGAGTATAATACCCTTGCTTATATCATGATTTTAGACAAACCAGATATCACATGGACGAGTAGCAATGCTGGGGAGTTTTACGACTGCATGGTCGACTTTTTTGAGTTAAACGATCGATATAAAATCTTAAAAAGCAAAACTGAAATTCTCTATAATATCATGGACGGGTTTTCTAGCATCAGTCATTCAATTCGAGGACTATTCGTTGAGTGGATGATCGTTATCCTCATTCTCTTTGACATCGCCCTAACAATTTTGGGAATTATCGGGCTGCTCCCATACTAA
- a CDS encoding DoxX family protein, whose product MMNNFLRENRIVAGVLALIRIYLGWSWMTAGWGKITGGFDANGYLGNVVANPVLDKGTGEAIYPMYNAFIEGFALPNVGLINFLIPWGEFLVGIGLLLGCLTTAAAFFGVMMNFMFMFAGTVSTNPEMILLGVIILAAGANAGRYGADFFVLPYLRKMKNFKINKNDKTGTTGTINEKLA is encoded by the coding sequence ATGATGAACAACTTTTTAAGAGAAAACCGTATCGTAGCTGGAGTCTTAGCACTTATTCGTATATATCTTGGTTGGAGCTGGATGACAGCTGGTTGGGGAAAAATTACTGGTGGATTTGATGCAAATGGGTACCTAGGAAATGTCGTAGCCAACCCAGTGCTAGATAAAGGCACTGGAGAAGCGATTTACCCAATGTATAACGCATTTATCGAAGGTTTCGCTCTACCGAATGTTGGCTTAATTAACTTCTTAATCCCTTGGGGCGAATTCCTTGTAGGTATTGGATTATTACTAGGTTGCTTAACAACAGCCGCTGCATTCTTCGGAGTAATGATGAACTTCATGTTCATGTTCGCTGGTACTGTGAGCACAAACCCTGAAATGATCTTACTTGGTGTGATTATCCTTGCTGCAGGCGCTAACGCTGGCCGCTATGGTGCAGACTTCTTCGTACTACCTTATCTAAGAAAGATGAAGAATTTCAAAATCAACAAAAACGATAAAACTGGCACAACAGGTACTATTAACGAAAAGCTTGCTTAG
- a CDS encoding peptidase E, translated as MKQIIAMGGGGFLMEPENPLLDTYILNQSGKKNPKVCFIPTASGDSENSISRFYTFFENQECLPSHLSLFRPPTRDLESFILEKDIIYVGGGNTKNLLALWKEWGLDVILKKAWERGILLAGLSAGSICWFEEGVTDSYGDGLEPLKCLGFLEGSNCPHYDGEKDRRPSYQDFVDSRKIGPGLAADDGVAFHFIDKEIHTIISSRPNAKAYKVYYENGVKEVELETTYLGKF; from the coding sequence ATGAAACAAATCATTGCAATGGGCGGTGGAGGGTTTTTGATGGAGCCGGAAAATCCATTACTAGATACATATATCCTTAATCAGTCTGGTAAAAAGAACCCGAAAGTCTGTTTTATTCCAACCGCAAGTGGGGACTCGGAAAATTCCATTTCTAGATTCTACACCTTTTTTGAAAATCAAGAATGCCTGCCATCTCACTTATCCTTATTTAGACCTCCGACAAGAGATTTAGAGAGTTTTATTTTAGAGAAAGATATTATTTATGTTGGTGGCGGCAACACGAAGAATCTCCTCGCGCTTTGGAAAGAGTGGGGACTTGATGTTATTTTGAAAAAAGCTTGGGAGCGAGGAATCCTTCTAGCTGGTTTAAGTGCAGGTTCAATCTGTTGGTTTGAAGAAGGTGTGACTGATTCATATGGAGATGGTCTTGAGCCATTGAAGTGCTTAGGGTTTTTAGAAGGAAGCAACTGTCCACATTATGATGGAGAAAAAGACCGAAGACCATCTTACCAAGACTTTGTAGATTCTAGAAAAATTGGCCCTGGACTCGCGGCAGACGATGGAGTAGCTTTTCATTTTATAGACAAAGAAATTCATACAATCATTAGCTCTAGACCAAATGCTAAAGCATATAAAGTCTACTATGAAAACGGAGTAAAAGAAGTAGAACTTGAAACAACTTATTTAGGAAAGTTCTAA
- the yidC gene encoding membrane protein insertase YidC: MELKKICGVLVLVSTFTFLTGCQQATGSDVSLFHTYLVEPLIIAIESIAGVFNDNYGIAIIIITVVLRLVIMPFMLKQYRVQQEMKGKMESLKPEMEAIQEKLKMTKDKGEQQKLQQDLFKLYQMHGVNPLNMGCLPLLIQMPILMGLFYAISGSHEISTHSFLWFSLGQPDIWITAIAGVVYYIQFKVSQNSMTVEQQKQFKLIGLLSPIMIVIFSFTAPAALPLYWAVGGLFLILQTIIGRKIYASTIDKQKTIETAIEKSKI; this comes from the coding sequence ATAGAGTTGAAAAAGATTTGTGGAGTTTTGGTTTTAGTTAGTACTTTTACGTTTTTAACAGGTTGTCAGCAGGCTACTGGGAGTGACGTAAGCTTATTTCACACCTACCTTGTTGAACCTTTAATTATAGCAATTGAGAGCATTGCTGGGGTTTTCAATGATAACTATGGAATAGCGATTATCATCATTACGGTGGTTCTCCGTTTAGTGATCATGCCGTTTATGTTAAAACAATATAGAGTGCAGCAAGAGATGAAAGGTAAGATGGAATCCTTAAAGCCTGAAATGGAAGCTATTCAAGAAAAGCTAAAAATGACAAAGGATAAAGGAGAACAACAGAAATTACAGCAAGACTTGTTTAAACTGTATCAAATGCACGGTGTAAATCCGTTAAATATGGGTTGCTTACCACTCCTTATTCAAATGCCAATCCTTATGGGGCTATTTTATGCAATCAGTGGTTCTCACGAAATCTCGACCCATTCATTTCTATGGTTTAGCCTGGGTCAACCGGATATATGGATCACTGCTATAGCGGGTGTTGTTTATTATATTCAGTTTAAAGTTTCCCAAAATTCGATGACAGTGGAGCAGCAGAAACAGTTTAAATTGATTGGATTACTTTCACCAATTATGATTGTCATTTTTTCGTTTACTGCTCCAGCGGCACTGCCACTCTATTGGGCAGTGGGAGGTCTGTTTTTAATTTTACAGACGATTATTGGGAGGAAAATATATGCTTCAACAATAGATAAACAGAAAACAATAGAAACTGCGATTGAAAAAAGTAAAATTTAA
- a CDS encoding ferritin-like domain-containing protein produces the protein MTLQNHEEQGFSPDEFKLSKTGFDPAMPGHSNQHMDQMILRQEPRTAKKQGCGISLPYETRLEMGLQLDEHLCALNVALHQYTKHHWLTEGAESFGSLHHILDEHIEVTQKHIDDVGERVARLGVVPTAHPVTQHEISYIKHEVEGRYTMRDFLRNDLEHEIKIQGMLRKTIKRAHELNDFGTVQVLEEVLLKREDLGYHIWSLLEDDTLVRGMSHLLNEEGNIAKNRHLNDNLN, from the coding sequence ATGACATTGCAAAATCACGAAGAGCAAGGATTTTCACCAGATGAGTTTAAGTTATCAAAAACAGGCTTCGACCCAGCTATGCCTGGACATAGCAACCAACACATGGATCAAATGATTCTTCGTCAAGAGCCTAGAACTGCCAAAAAACAAGGCTGTGGAATTAGCCTACCTTATGAGACACGCTTAGAAATGGGCTTACAGCTTGATGAACATCTATGTGCACTAAATGTCGCATTACATCAGTATACAAAGCATCACTGGTTAACAGAGGGTGCCGAATCCTTTGGTAGCTTGCATCATATTTTAGATGAGCATATCGAAGTAACTCAGAAGCATATCGATGATGTTGGAGAACGCGTTGCACGTTTAGGAGTTGTTCCAACAGCTCACCCTGTAACTCAGCATGAAATTTCATATATTAAACATGAGGTAGAAGGCCGTTATACAATGCGTGACTTCCTTCGAAACGACCTTGAGCATGAAATTAAAATTCAAGGAATGCTACGAAAAACCATTAAGCGAGCACACGAACTGAATGACTTCGGAACGGTTCAAGTATTAGAGGAAGTGTTATTAAAAAGAGAAGATTTAGGCTATCACATTTGGAGCCTGCTAGAAGATGATACATTGGTTCGTGGCATGAGTCACCTGCTTAACGAAGAAGGAAATATCGCTAAAAATCGTCATTTGAATGATAATCTAAATTAA
- a CDS encoding spore coat protein, with protein MNQQPLLQEKDIVYSYLADLKRSAREYTTACTESNCPEVRQVFQQLLQDTLNLQNQTYQLMSQQGWYNTSSSAANSEINKQIQTYQQTQMQTNQMVQSNLRMS; from the coding sequence ATGAATCAACAGCCGTTACTTCAAGAAAAAGACATTGTCTATTCATACTTAGCTGATTTAAAACGTTCAGCTAGAGAATATACGACAGCTTGTACCGAATCCAACTGCCCTGAAGTTAGACAAGTGTTTCAACAACTTTTACAAGATACGTTAAATCTTCAAAACCAAACCTATCAACTCATGTCTCAGCAGGGCTGGTATAATACATCATCATCTGCTGCCAATAGCGAAATTAATAAGCAAATCCAAACATACCAGCAAACACAAATGCAAACAAACCAAATGGTCCAAAGCAATTTAAGAATGAGCTAA
- a CDS encoding cytochrome d ubiquinol oxidase subunit II, which translates to MTDALIAITVLWGFVFIYAVMATMDFGAGFWAMVYINREKTKATNIANRYLSPTWEVTNTFIVALVVAIYSLFPTAAYSLGTILLFPGSLILLLLALRSAFLVFSNIATEYRKPLTYISGITGIIIPGILISVLPITQGQYVDVKEVTANIDFLAFLTSPNVYAFIGFAITSTLFLSSLLLADYSKASNEMEAYRVYLRDGKIMGPISLVMAFLIMITLQNEATWLYDKMMEDLPLLILSVAFFLIVGIGLYAPNPFQKGVKGMPRLSVIAVTIQYLIASYVYGKAHLPYIIYPNVTIESAFTDPNSFRAVFITYIIGFAILFPGFFYFWSLFMNDKRYLRQKG; encoded by the coding sequence ATGACTGATGCTCTTATTGCAATTACCGTACTCTGGGGATTCGTCTTTATCTATGCTGTTATGGCAACCATGGACTTTGGGGCTGGCTTTTGGGCAATGGTCTATATAAATCGTGAGAAAACGAAAGCAACAAACATTGCTAACCGCTACTTGTCCCCTACATGGGAAGTTACCAATACGTTCATCGTTGCTTTAGTTGTAGCTATCTATAGCCTTTTCCCTACTGCTGCATATAGCCTAGGTACAATTTTACTTTTCCCAGGAAGCTTGATTTTACTTTTATTAGCATTACGAAGTGCATTTTTAGTGTTTTCGAATATAGCAACTGAATATCGAAAACCCCTTACTTACATATCGGGAATCACAGGTATTATTATTCCAGGGATTTTAATAAGTGTCCTTCCGATTACGCAGGGACAATATGTAGACGTCAAAGAAGTTACTGCTAATATAGACTTTTTAGCATTTTTAACAAGTCCGAATGTTTATGCATTTATTGGCTTTGCCATTACCAGTACGCTCTTTCTTTCTTCTTTATTGTTGGCTGACTACTCAAAAGCTTCGAATGAAATGGAGGCATACCGTGTTTACCTAAGGGACGGTAAGATAATGGGCCCCATTTCTCTAGTGATGGCTTTTCTAATCATGATCACACTGCAGAATGAGGCAACTTGGTTGTACGATAAAATGATGGAAGACCTTCCACTCCTGATCTTATCCGTTGCTTTCTTTCTAATCGTTGGAATTGGCCTATACGCACCAAATCCGTTTCAAAAAGGTGTAAAAGGGATGCCGAGATTATCGGTGATTGCTGTAACAATTCAGTATTTAATTGCAAGTTACGTTTATGGAAAAGCACATTTGCCATACATTATCTATCCAAATGTGACAATCGAGTCAGCCTTTACCGATCCAAATTCATTTAGAGCGGTGTTTATTACCTACATTATTGGCTTTGCGATTCTATTTCCTGGCTTTTTTTACTTTTGGAGCTTATTTATGAATGACAAACGCTATCTGCGGCAAAAGGGATAG
- a CDS encoding cytochrome ubiquinol oxidase subunit I, whose translation MDDLLIARSLFGTTMAFHIIFATIGVGLPLMMLIAELLYQKTKDQEYVVMAKRWTKTFAVLLGVGIPTGTIAGVQLSLLWPGFMEVVGRVMPLPFQIEMYAFFIEALFMSIYVYAAERIAPWMRILSLILVALGALASAVLITNVHAFQGTPRGFRYENGQYVDIDPWAAFFTPSFFVTAGHVALSAYVVGAFVVASVAAFKMMKNEAGSRVYNFHRKALKVSLIVGGIFAFFTATNGHEAAQYLHEYQPEKLAAAEGLFETQSHAPLAIGGFTDRETQTVKWGIEIPWALSYLAGDSFDTVVVGLNDFPEALWPPLFVHTLFNAMVGIGTLLILIPLLVFAWRKILKKDYYPKWMLWGLVTTGPLAVLAIEFGWVFACTGRQPWVIYRVLTTAAASTTATGLNVLFISFIIVYIILGIAVVSVLLYFFRRNTELDDLERAEKKGVQLFSSNS comes from the coding sequence ATGGATGACTTACTGATAGCTCGTTCGTTATTCGGGACCACGATGGCCTTTCATATCATTTTTGCAACGATAGGGGTTGGGCTACCTTTAATGATGTTAATTGCAGAGCTTCTTTATCAAAAAACAAAGGATCAAGAATATGTAGTAATGGCCAAGCGGTGGACAAAAACGTTTGCTGTACTGTTGGGGGTTGGGATTCCGACAGGAACGATTGCTGGTGTGCAGTTATCTCTGCTTTGGCCTGGTTTTATGGAAGTGGTCGGACGAGTGATGCCTCTGCCTTTTCAAATTGAAATGTATGCATTTTTTATTGAGGCACTTTTCATGTCAATTTATGTATACGCTGCGGAAAGAATCGCTCCGTGGATGAGGATCCTGAGTCTAATTCTAGTAGCCCTTGGAGCTTTAGCTTCAGCAGTATTAATTACAAATGTGCATGCCTTCCAAGGAACACCTAGAGGGTTCCGTTATGAAAATGGACAATATGTGGATATTGATCCTTGGGCTGCTTTTTTTACCCCTAGTTTCTTCGTAACAGCGGGGCATGTTGCTTTATCAGCATACGTTGTTGGCGCATTCGTTGTGGCATCCGTTGCTGCTTTTAAAATGATGAAAAATGAAGCAGGTTCGCGCGTGTATAACTTTCATCGAAAAGCACTAAAGGTAAGCCTAATTGTAGGTGGAATCTTTGCCTTTTTTACCGCGACAAATGGACATGAAGCCGCACAATATTTACATGAATACCAACCAGAAAAGCTTGCTGCTGCAGAAGGGTTATTTGAGACACAATCACATGCGCCACTAGCCATTGGAGGTTTTACAGACAGGGAAACACAGACAGTAAAGTGGGGGATTGAAATTCCTTGGGCCCTCAGTTATCTTGCTGGAGATAGCTTTGATACGGTCGTTGTAGGATTAAATGATTTTCCAGAGGCACTATGGCCTCCGCTATTTGTACATACCTTATTTAATGCAATGGTAGGTATTGGCACTCTGCTTATCTTAATACCACTACTCGTGTTTGCATGGCGAAAAATACTGAAAAAAGACTATTATCCAAAGTGGATGCTTTGGGGACTTGTGACGACTGGACCATTGGCAGTGCTTGCAATTGAATTTGGTTGGGTCTTTGCATGTACAGGCCGTCAACCATGGGTTATCTATCGAGTCCTAACAACTGCAGCTGCTTCCACGACCGCTACCGGTTTAAACGTATTATTTATCTCTTTTATCATTGTTTACATTATATTAGGGATTGCTGTCGTTTCCGTATTGCTCTACTTCTTTAGAAGAAACACAGAATTAGACGATCTCGAGCGAGCAGAAAAAAAGGGAGTCCAGTTATTCAGTTCAAATTCATAG
- a CDS encoding DoxX family protein — translation MINNFLRENRIVAGVLALIRIYLGWSWMTAGWGKITGGFDANGYLGNVVANPVLDKGTGEAIYPMYNAFIEGFALPNVGLINFLIPWGEFLVGLGLLLGCLTTAAAFFGVMMNFMFMFAGTVSTNPEMILLGVIILAAGANAGRYGADYFVLPYLRKVTNFKINKNDKTGTTGTIGKEKLA, via the coding sequence ATGATTAACAACTTCTTAAGAGAAAACCGTATCGTAGCTGGAGTCTTAGCACTTATTCGTATATATCTTGGTTGGAGCTGGATGACAGCTGGTTGGGGAAAAATTACTGGTGGATTTGATGCAAATGGATACCTTGGAAATGTAGTAGCAAACCCAGTACTAGATAAAGGAACTGGAGAAGCAATTTACCCAATGTACAACGCGTTTATCGAAGGTTTTGCTCTTCCGAATGTTGGACTAATCAACTTCTTAATCCCTTGGGGAGAGTTTCTAGTAGGTCTTGGATTATTACTAGGTTGCTTAACAACAGCAGCTGCATTCTTCGGAGTAATGATGAACTTCATGTTCATGTTCGCCGGTACTGTGAGCACAAACCCTGAAATGATCTTACTGGGTGTGATTATCCTAGCTGCAGGCGCTAACGCTGGCCGCTACGGTGCAGACTACTTCGTACTACCTTATCTAAGAAAAGTAACTAACTTCAAAATTAACAAAAATGATAAAACAGGCACTACAGGTACTATAGGCAAAGAAAAACTTGCTTAG
- the sda gene encoding sporulation histidine kinase inhibitor Sda: MLSLLLESNNKDKGVNLELKISDSKLIEAYFSALELKLNHEFILMLEEELHKRNLIEQLELRVIQK, encoded by the coding sequence ATGCTATCATTACTTCTAGAGAGTAATAATAAAGACAAAGGGGTAAATCTAGAGTTGAAGATATCAGATTCGAAGTTAATTGAAGCTTATTTTAGTGCCTTAGAATTAAAGTTAAATCATGAGTTTATTCTTATGCTAGAAGAAGAATTGCATAAGAGAAACCTTATAGAACAGTTAGAATTACGCGTAATTCAAAAATAG
- a CDS encoding GHKL domain-containing protein yields MQSLEKSFDLIPFPFFVIDAEFNITGGSEIAFSQFPTVSNFLDLVDFGSRKKAERFMKPVFASSKMELNLMTKNHSLLLYDVYTQWEGDSRIFVFCIEKQESIQQIQEIITKLEKQLETENLTLLEKQEQMESTLKKMEQVVIHHDNLINFGKMAASIANELKRPLVSIRGFLQLLKPYLIEVDKEHYADIALEEVDHANNLIYQYLSTTSPSIPEVEQVNIQKMIMEVINSTHGLASQFHCELNYMKEQILPVINIDPKQIKQVMYNLITNAFDAIEGSENNGNGQITIRTTLTKNTLQISVQDNGKGMDLETKKRLFTPFFTTKEKGTGIGLAVCLKIIQNHGGIIEVVSKPGEGSTFIVVLPIEL; encoded by the coding sequence ATGCAATCTCTTGAAAAATCGTTTGACCTTATTCCGTTTCCATTTTTTGTGATTGATGCTGAATTTAACATTACAGGAGGATCTGAAATAGCATTTAGCCAGTTTCCAACTGTATCAAACTTTCTAGATTTAGTAGACTTCGGTAGCCGAAAAAAAGCAGAACGCTTTATGAAGCCTGTTTTTGCTAGTTCGAAAATGGAACTTAACCTAATGACTAAAAATCACTCTCTACTTCTGTATGATGTATATACACAATGGGAAGGCGATTCCCGAATCTTTGTTTTTTGTATTGAAAAACAAGAAAGCATTCAGCAGATTCAAGAGATTATTACAAAGCTAGAAAAACAACTAGAAACCGAGAATCTTACACTGTTAGAAAAACAAGAGCAAATGGAAAGTACATTGAAAAAGATGGAACAAGTAGTCATTCACCATGATAATTTGATTAATTTTGGAAAAATGGCAGCTAGTATTGCAAATGAGTTAAAGAGACCACTAGTAAGCATTCGTGGCTTCCTTCAACTGCTTAAGCCATACTTAATTGAGGTTGATAAGGAGCATTATGCAGATATTGCATTAGAAGAGGTTGATCATGCGAATAACCTAATCTATCAATACTTAAGCACAACCAGTCCTTCAATACCTGAAGTGGAGCAAGTAAATATTCAAAAAATGATCATGGAAGTGATCAACTCTACTCACGGCTTAGCTTCGCAATTCCATTGTGAATTGAATTATATGAAAGAACAAATCCTTCCTGTAATAAACATCGACCCTAAGCAAATCAAGCAAGTAATGTACAACCTGATTACGAATGCTTTTGACGCTATCGAAGGTAGTGAAAATAACGGAAATGGTCAAATCACCATCCGAACCACACTTACGAAAAATACCCTACAAATATCTGTTCAAGATAACGGTAAAGGAATGGACCTGGAGACCAAGAAAAGACTGTTCACTCCGTTTTTTACAACAAAAGAAAAGGGGACAGGCATTGGATTAGCTGTGTGCCTTAAAATCATCCAAAACCATGGTGGGATTATTGAAGTTGTAAGTAAACCTGGTGAAGGATCAACCTTTATCGTTGTACTTCCGATAGAACTATAG
- a CDS encoding cobalamin-dependent protein (Presence of a B(12) (cobalamin)-binding domain implies dependence on cobalamin itself, in one of its several forms, or in some unusual lineages, dependence on a cobalamin-like analog.), protein MNNHRIKELVQYMLTGDESSSWKLISEWIKDKDSVYLFEDILAAAMRYVGELWEINEITVADEHVASNVCNLLISRYSLESVPANDNIEVEIHSSRTTPKAMLFCIEGEQHSLGMKLVSSVFKEHGWDTRYLGANLPINDSIIYANRWRPDVIGISVALIYNLPALTEFLKRLDQLDYNPKIIVGGRITFLYHLESYCPETVLVLKDLYTLQALLLENRLCNQLHAIS, encoded by the coding sequence ATGAATAATCATAGAATTAAAGAATTAGTTCAATATATGTTAACTGGGGACGAGTCTAGTTCGTGGAAGTTAATCAGTGAATGGATTAAGGACAAAGATAGTGTCTATCTTTTTGAAGATATATTAGCAGCAGCCATGCGTTATGTTGGGGAACTGTGGGAAATCAATGAGATTACAGTGGCAGACGAACATGTTGCTTCGAATGTATGTAATCTACTAATTTCCAGGTATTCATTGGAATCGGTACCAGCTAATGATAATATAGAAGTTGAGATACATTCTTCTAGGACAACACCGAAGGCAATGCTCTTTTGCATTGAAGGTGAACAACATTCTCTAGGAATGAAACTAGTATCATCTGTGTTCAAAGAACATGGGTGGGATACTCGTTATCTTGGAGCAAATCTACCAATTAATGATTCTATTATATATGCCAACAGATGGAGACCAGATGTAATTGGGATATCTGTCGCTCTTATATACAATCTTCCAGCTCTTACGGAATTTTTAAAAAGATTAGATCAATTGGATTATAACCCCAAAATTATCGTAGGAGGGAGAATCACATTCTTGTATCATTTAGAAAGTTATTGCCCTGAAACTGTACTTGTACTAAAAGACTTATACACTCTTCAAGCACTGCTTTTAGAAAACAGGCTGTGTAATCAATTACATGCAATCTCTTGA
- a CDS encoding response regulator transcription factor: MIKLVLVDDHAVLRDGLRNIFELEDDITVVGEAVSGEDAIEKVKICQPDVVLMDINMPKKNGVEVTGILKKQYPGIKILVLTMHSHDEFFMAAIREGADGYLLKDAPSNQVIEAIRTVARGESVIHPSMTKKLLSFHQQNQQESVQDSSLTEREREVLMCLVEGLSNKEIAERLFISDKTVKIHVSKIFKKFDVKSRSQVVIYAVQKQLVPMPPAN; the protein is encoded by the coding sequence ATGATCAAGCTAGTGTTAGTGGATGACCATGCCGTGTTAAGAGATGGCCTGCGCAATATCTTTGAGCTCGAAGATGATATCACAGTGGTTGGTGAAGCAGTATCAGGAGAGGATGCTATTGAAAAAGTGAAAATCTGTCAGCCTGATGTTGTGTTAATGGATATCAACATGCCAAAAAAGAATGGGGTAGAGGTTACCGGGATTTTAAAGAAGCAATACCCCGGGATTAAAATTCTTGTGTTAACCATGCATAGCCATGACGAATTCTTTATGGCAGCCATCCGAGAAGGGGCAGACGGCTATTTATTAAAAGATGCTCCTTCCAACCAAGTAATTGAAGCAATCCGAACTGTAGCCCGGGGTGAGTCAGTTATCCATCCCTCAATGACAAAGAAACTACTAAGCTTCCACCAACAGAACCAACAGGAGTCAGTTCAGGATTCATCTCTCACTGAACGAGAGAGAGAAGTGCTTATGTGTTTAGTAGAGGGCTTAAGTAACAAAGAGATTGCTGAGCGTCTGTTTATTAGTGATAAGACAGTCAAAATTCATGTTAGTAAAATCTTTAAGAAATTTGATGTGAAAAGTCGTTCACAGGTTGTGATTTATGCTGTCCAAAAACAGTTAGTTCCGATGCCGCCTGCGAATTAA